From the genome of Pelobates fuscus isolate aPelFus1 chromosome 6, aPelFus1.pri, whole genome shotgun sequence, one region includes:
- the ADRA2C gene encoding alpha-2C adrenergic receptor, giving the protein MGVEEVIPWQGTHRARDATAELVCGCHFNINSTMDVPENTSNINSTLLPSPEVRVAPGQYSVTAIWTLAVLVGFIIIFTIVGNVFVVIAVLTSRALKAPQNLFLVSLASADILVATLVMPFSLANELMGYWFFGSVWCDIYLALDVLFCTSSIVHLCAISLDRYWSVTQAVEYNLKRTPRRIKGIIVIVWLISAVISFPPLISMDRDPADDVYPQCKLNDETWYILSSCIGSFFAPCVIMILVYIRIYQVAKLRTRTMSEKKPVTDCSSHTENGCSKGTSLRSPGDKGNGHCSSRPNPPKATDLDDVELEESSISESKRRKSSSRDENTDSSREKKTCKNSSSKHNSFSKQSSRLSRSSNKSVDMFSSRKKKRSSISRRKITQAREKRFTFVLAVVMGVFVVCWFPFFFSYSLYGICRDLCQIPETLFKFFFWIGYCNSSLNPVIYTIFNQDFRRSFKKIICYGRRKTFVH; this is encoded by the coding sequence ATGGGGGTTGAGGAGGTAATTCCTTGGCAAGGGACACATCGTGCAAGGGATGCTACAGCTGAGCTAGTATGTGGATGTCACTTTAATATCAATAGTACTATGGATGTGCCTGAAAACACGAGTAACATCAACAGTACTCTCCTACCCTCTCCCGAGGTACGTGTGGCCCCAGGGCAATACTCCGTGACTGCTATCTGGACATTGGCAGTCCTAGTGGGATTTATCATCATTTTCACCATAGTGGGGAATGTATTTGTGGTTATAGCAGTTTTGACTAGTAGGGCTCTAAAAGCCCCCCAGAACCTTTTCTTGGTCTCCTTGGCAAGTGCTGATATCCTGGTGGCTACCTTGGTGATGCCCTTCTCTTTGGCTAATGAGTTAATGGGATACTGGTTTTTTGGAAGTGTGTGGTGTGACATCTACCTGGCTTTAGATGTGCTTTTCTGCACTTCCTCTATAGTCCATTTATGTGCTATCAGCTTGGACAGGTACTGGTCGGTCACCCAGGCTGTAGAATACAATTTAAAGAGGACACCAAGGAGGATCAAAGGTATAATTGTCATTGTCTGGCTAATCTCTGCTGTCATCTCCTTCCCACCACTGATATCCATGGACAGGGACCCGGCGGATGATGTCTACCCACAGTGCAAATTAAATGATGAGACCTGGTACATCTTGTCTTCTTGTATCGGGTCATTCTTTGCCCCATGTGTCATCATGATCTTGGTGTACATTCGCATCTACCAAGTGGCCAAACTGAGAACCAGGACTATGTCAGAGAAGAAACCTGTCACAGACTGTTCTTCTCACACAGAGAATGGTTGCAGCAAAGGGACCTCTTTGCGATCTCCTGGAGATAAAGGGAATGGGCACTGCTCGTCTAGACCAAATCCACCAAAAGCTACCGACTTGGACGATGTGGAGCTGGAGGAGAGCAGTATATCAGAGAGTAAGAGGAGGAAGAGTAGCAGTAGAGACGAAAACACTGACTCCTCCAGGGAGAAGAAGACTTGCAAAAATAGCTCTTCCAAGCATAACTCCTTCTCCAAGCAGTCCAGTCGCCTGTCCCGGTCTAGCAACAAATCTGTAGACATGTTCTCCtcaaggaaaaaaaagagaagtagTATCTCCAGGAGGAAAATCACTCAAGCCAGGGAGAAGAGGTTTACCTTTGTCTTGGCAGTGGTAATGGGGGTGTTTGTGGTGTGCTGGTTCCCATTCTTTTTCAGCTACAGCTTGTATGGTATCTGCAGAGACCTATGCCAGATACCAGAAACCttgtttaagttttttttctggataggaTACTGCAACAGCTCCCTCAACCCCGTCATTTACACCATTTTTAACCAAGATTTCAGGCGCTCTTTCAAAAAAATTATCTGTTATGGCAGAAGGAAGACTTTTGTCCATTGA